AAACAGGTACTGCCACCTGCTTGATTTTCTCAATCAAAGCGATTTACGCAATCAAAGTATAGCATCCTGCGAGAAATATGTCAAGATAAAACACACTCTTTTACATCATCCGAGTACATGTAAATTGCGCTCCAAATTTATTTTCCACAGACTGTAAATACAACTGCGACTGTCAGAAACTATGCGCAGTCGTTGGTAAAAAGTATGCAGAAAGTCTGCCATGAGCAAGAATTAAACGCTGGTGAAAAAGACTTTCTATCACACCATTTGCTTGTTTTCTGCTATGCGGTTCGGCTTAAATGCGAATTAGCATCAGCTGCTTGACAATGCGACCGAGAAAAGCTACACTTCGATTACACTTCGAGCCGGCAGGCGATAACGTAACGGCACTAGTTTCCAATTTTATGTATCTTAACGAAAAATTATAGGTGTAAGTAACGCTGGCTTTTCCCATCAGTCGCCAGTGCATTTGTACACTTTTAATACTAGGCTAATATGCGAAAAGGGAGCAATTAGCGTGAGTTACACAAAAGCATCCTATCCTTTATTTTTCCCTGCTTTTCCCCACCTATTCCTGATAACCACAATGGCTTGCATTGGGCTGCTAGCCCACCATGCTTCTTATGCAACGGAGGTCAAGCCGATGATTGGAGTCTACTACTTTCCAGGCTGGTATCGTGCCGCCAAGAATCCATCAGGCGAAACAAGCGAATGGCGGTCAGCAATTATGAAGGCCGCCGTTCCACGACCGCTATGTGGATTCTATAACGATGCAGACCCTCGGCTATGGAAGTACTACATTACCTGGATGTCCTCCCACGGAATAGATTTTATTGCTTTCGATTGGTATTACAACGCCGGCCAGGAATTCCTCTACGAATCACTGGACCGCGGGTTCCTGCAAGCCAAGAATGCAAAAGACATCAAGTTTTGCATTCACTGGTGCAATCACGGCGGTGGATGGTGGCTTAAGCCGCTTGACCAAACAAAGCCTGCTATTCTCGAGATGACAGACCTCTTATGTGCAAGATACTTCCATCGCCCGAACTACTTGAAAATAAACGGATGCCCAGTATTCATGATATATGACATACGCCAGCTTCTTAGCTTTGGCGGCCCTGATGTTCTCAAGGATACGCTGGCCGCAATGAGGAAACGCGCAAAAGAAAATGGCTTCAAGGGCCTCTACCTTGTAGCGCTATACCATGGTAGCTCCCGCGAATATATGTCCATGTTAAAAGAAATAGGCTTTGACGCTTTCACCGCCTACACGTACTCATGGATGCGCCCTCCAAGCGTAGTATGGAATACTGAAGCTGTGCCTTATCCTGACCTTGCTGTGATGCTTTCCGATTGCTTTTACGAGCAGGTCAAAAAAGATAGCATGAAGGCAGGCATTCCATATTGGCCAGCGACGTTCCCAGGATGGGATGACCGTCCGCGCCGTGGTTTAGAAAATGCCTTCATGAACGTCGGAAGCACGCCTAAAGCATTTGAAATAATGTTCAGGGGCGCACTCAAGCAAATCAATCCAGCATCTCCAGTCGTGATGATTGAGGCTTGGAATGAATGGGGCGAGGGCGCTTGTATCGAGCCATCGAAGGAACATGGCTTCGGATTCCTCAAGGTTTTGGCAAATGTGCTTGGCAAACGGTCGCCTAACGAGTCACTTCCAACTGCACAGGAGATTGAATCGTGGAGCGTGCTCACGCCCGATGAGCTGAAGGTTGCCAAGGAAAACGAGCTAAAGCCGTGGCCCAGCAAAAAACCGAAATTGGCGCGGCGTGGGAGGAGTTTTGACGTACCCGAAGTAAAAATGCCGTATATTATAGACTTTGCCACCGGCGGCATAACAATGGAGGATGTTTGGCTCGATAACATATCTGCCATAGAAAGGACACCTGAAGGAACTATATTCGAAGCGAAGGGCAGCGACCCAAAGATTGTACTTCCTGAGATGCGAATTCCAACGCACCAGATAAAGCACATCACTATAGAAGGGAAGATAATAAGCAATACAACCGATATCGAGCAACGCGATATGGAGATTTACTGGTCTACTGGCCTAATGCCAGAGTTCTGTGGGTTCGCTTCTGCTAATGTTTCTTGGCCAACAAAAGGATACCCAACGGTTGACATATCAGAGATAGTCTGCTGGGGGAAAACGGGCACACCTCTACTTAGGCTAAGAATCGATCCTTGTGCCAACGCAGGTGCTGGCGTTCGTTTTCTTATCCGCAGAGTGATTATTTCAGGAGATTTACATTAAGCATGAGATTGATAATCTTCGGAGTGCTAGCAATGTTGATAAGCATGTCGGATGCAAATGCCGGCAAATATTCGGGGCGCTATTGCGAGGGGAAGGGCGATGTAGCGTTCCTGCAATTGATTGACCAATCCTTCGGCTTCTTCCATGCAAATCCAGATACCCAAAATATTTCTATGCTTTATTACCCAGAGTGGGACTGCTTGATTGAGGGATTTCCGACATGGATGGCATGGTGGGTTCAGAACAGCTACGGGCCAACATATTGCTCACTACCATTTCTGCAGGAACCATACCTGACGTTCCTTCAACACTCGCAAGATATGTGGTTTAAGCACCAAGGAGATGGAAAGACAAAACGCGAACACGACCTCATAGGGCCGGATGGGTGCTTATGTGACTGTGCATTTCCAACCGGCGCCCATATGGTACAGGGCGACTGCAATTGGCCAATCCATGATTGGGGTTTTGAGTTCACCGCTGCTGGCGTGGTAATGCAGGCAGAACTACTTCTTATCCAGCGAGATAAGGCTGCAATAAAAAAGTACTTGCCAAACTTAGAGCGAGCATGCAACTTTATAGAAACTAGGCGTGATGCTAATGGCCTTTTTCTAGTGGGCCCAGCGGCTAATCTCCTAGCACCGAGCTATGGAGGCATACGACAGCCAGATGGAAGCTTTGGTAGAGGATATCTAGCCGGACTTTCGGTTAATTACATCGCTGCATGTGACCGTATGATTGAGCTATTTAAGCTTGTCGGCGACAAGGAAAAGGCAAAGCTTTATGAGCAACGGCGTAAAATAACAAGAGATTCCCTGCCGCTGCTTATGACTTCGGAGGGCTATTTCGTCAAATCAATGGAGGTTAATGGAACAAAACACGGCGTATTTGGCAATGAGAAATATGGTTACTTTGAAGTTGCCCCTAATGTTGATGCCATATGTTTCCGCGTTGTGGATGAGGCCCAGGCCAATAAAATTTACGCGAAGATTGCTTCAATTCCTCAGCTCCGACCGCATGACTTTCTCATAACAAACTATCCTTCGCTTGACGATACATATGAAGCATGGGATAGTACGAATCTAAATGGTCTTTGGGAATACGGCAGATGGGTTAACGGCGGCGTATGGTCCACCATGGAAGCCCGAGCAATAATTGCCTACTACCGACTAGGAAAATATGAGGATGTCTGGTGTTCAAATCTTCAATCCATGAAGTTCGTGCGGGATTACCAGATGGATGCACCGCTGACCAATTTTGGGGACGATATCTGGTTTAAGGATAGGCTAACCAACCTATGCTACGACGCCTTGGGAATCCCCGCCGCAACTATCCGTGGGCTTTTCGAATATGTATACAAAGCCGACAGCTTGACACTCTACCCGCACTTGCCGGCTTTCATAAGCGAATATGTTCAAAAGGAGCCCATACGTTTCGGAGAAAAGCGAATTTTCATAGCTGTCAAAAACAACGGTCCGGAGGTCAAAACAGTTAAAGTTAATGGGAAAATCATAACTCAGACCGAAAAAGACCGGGTTGTCCTACCATTTGCCTCGCTGCCGAAACGGGCCCAAGTAGAGATTACAATGACAGGCGAGTGGCCTCGAGACGCAGTTAAAAAATTGAATTATAAGTCAGCAGAAGGGATTTTTGGAATCAAACTTGCAAATAAGCCAAAGCCTTCGGAGTCATTCACCAAACCTCTACTCTCAGCGCTTAACTCGATGATGAACCTCATAAAAGAGGAATCTAACGTCGATTATGAGCTTGCATTTCTAACGGAAACCATTAACGCCCTTCAAGCCTATGATGAAAGAGTTGCGAGGGATGCGGCAGGAGAATATCGGCAATTCAGTCCAGAAAAACGAGTGGCAATCTTAAACATGTATAAGAATGCTGCCATGAACATGTATAATGGGTTTGATTCCCTAATGAAGCGCTATGCCTCCTCGAACGATCCCCAAAAAAGGAAGCTTTCGACATTATATTCAAAATTACAGGAGTAAGGATTTCAAATGGCTGATATGCTCGTTCATCTTTTAAATCTACCCGACGACCGTGAAGACATGGAGCGACTCATGGCTGAGGGCATTATCATTAGACGTGCGCGCCCACTCGAACGCTCGGTTGTTCGTAGGTACGTGCTCAGCAAATGGTCTGAGGTCTGGGCAGACGAAGCCGACACCGCTTTTTCCTCTCAACCGCCTACAATTTTCATCGCCACTCACGAGAAAAAGATCATCGGCTTTGGCTGTTATGAAGTAACGTGCCGTGGGTTCTTTGGGCCAACTGGAGTGAATGAGGAATATAGGGGCAAGGGGATTGGCAAGGTTATCCTCATAGAGTGCCTGCGGGCGATGAGGGAAATGGGATATGCTTACGCCATAATAGGCGGTGTTGGGCCAGTGGATTTCTACTCAAAGTGCGTCGGTGCTACCTTAATCCCTGACAGTACACCTGGCATATACACTGATATGCTTCAGCGCGATGAATAAAAAGTTCGACACGTTATTAATGCCCAGGCGATACTTGAACCATTTGATACTCTACAACAATAGTATTTCTTTTATCTCCAATTTTCTGTAGTTAAATAACTAAAGGATTTTTGCGCTAGGTTGGTTAACCTTTTTACAGTTTATCGTATATTGTTTTTGCTGTAGATAAATAGGGGAGGTGGAAATGAAAGTAGGAGAATTGATAAGACAAAATATACCAACCGCAACATTCGACACCACTCTCGAAAAGGCAGTTTCAATGCTTGCCGAGTCGGACATCAGCGGCATCCCAGTTGTAGATAATGACGGCAAACTTGCAGGCATTGTTACCGAACATGACGTTATGAAACTGGTACTACCCGCATATGAAATAGTAAAGCCCGACGAATCTAGCAAAATGGACTATGATTTTTTAATGGCAGCGCGGGCTGAACAGGTGCGAAATAAACCTGTTTCTTCTTTTATGACGAAGGACGTCGTAGCGATAGGTGAAGATTATCCGCTTATTTCCGCAATTTCAATAATGCTGATGAAAAGGCTCAAAGTGCTCCCGGTCACCCGCGAGGGGGCGCCGATCGGCATAATTACTCGAATTGACCTTGCGCAGGCGGTTTTGCGCTTAAAAGACGAAAAACTGCAATAAATAAAAAGAGCCTCGGCGGTTCTTTTTGCCGAGGCTCTAAAAAACACGATATTCCCAATATAATTAGGACTCCTTTGCCTTTTCCGATGATTCCTCGGTTGGAGCCGCTGGAGCTTCCTCGGCAACTTCGGGAGCGGGCGCCACCTCTTCAACCCTCACGGCCGGCATTCTCACTGTGGCAACAACGATATCCGAAGGTGGCCCTAGCACTTCAATGTCTTCCGGCACTACTAGGTCGCCCACGTGCACCGATTCGCCCAGCTCAAGCTTTGAGACGTCTACATCAATGTGCGGTGGTATATGGTCAGGTAACGCCTTAACTTCGAGCTCACGTACGAATTGCTCAAGAATCCCACCTTGCTTCTGTCCGGGCGCCTCCCCAACCAGCACGAGCGGTACTGATGCATGCACTGGCTCGTTTAGGGAAACTCTGTGAAAGTCAACATGGATTATTTTCTTCGTAATTGGATTCCTCTGAATTTCTTGAATTAGCACAGGGTGAGCTTTTGATGTTTTGCCATCAACTTTTAGGTCTATTAATGCAAGCCGCCCACCTGGCGATTTGAGAATTTGCTCAAATTCCTCGCTCTCTATCTCTATCGCCTTCGGTTCAAAATCCTTGCCATATACTGTAGCAGGTATCTTGCCCTCACGCCGGAGCTTTTTCGTGTAGCTTTTCAATAGGCTCTGCCTACTCCGTGCAGAGAGTTGTAGCCTGGTCATGATATCATTCTCCTTAACAAAGGTTGAAAAATCAATACATAAGCGTAAAACACCGAGCTGTAGTATATACTATGCATTCCCTAAAGTCAAGTAGTCCCCCAATAGTTCACAGTTTTTGAACCCATATTCAACGAACTTCAAACAAAAGCGACATGAAACTCCCATTGTTCGCTTTGAAGTTTAAATGGAAGCATAAGAGGGTAGCTTTTTGGCTACCCTCTTATGCCTTTAGATTGTGGGTATTGTAAGCGGACTTTCAGTGGACACAAACTTCGGCTTTATCCTTCTCAGTATCGGATTTGCCGCCCGTGTTGTCTGGCTGCTTTGCTGCATCTCTAAGGTGCTTCGCAGCATCCTCAGGTGCCGTTACGTTTATGTATATGCCCGTCCCCATCTCAAAGCCTGCTGCGATGGTGAGCCTGGGGGCTATCTCAAGATGCCAATGGAAAGTGTGATCTTTTTCGGCATCAAATGGTGCCGTGTGCAGAGTATAGTTGTATGGCGGATAGTTCAGGCACTTTCCTATCATTTGCAGTGCTCTCTGGACTACATCTGCGAATGCAGGAATTATCTCTTGGCTCTCGGCAAATGACTTATAGTGCCTCTTCGGCATGATCCAGGTTTCAAACGGGAATTTTGGCGCAAACGGCTCAAATGCAATGAAGTCCTCTGTCTCCACAATCACTCTTTGACCAAAGTTAAGTTCCTGGCGAATCATGTCGCAAAAAATGCATCGGTCATGATAATCATAGTATCTTTCGGCGCCAACAATTTCTTGTTTCACTTCCATCGGAACCATGGGCAGGGCAATCAGCTGGGAATGAGGATGTTCGAGGGATGCGCCGGCTACCTTCCCATGATTGCGGAATATTAGGATATACTTGAATCTAGGATCTTTCCTCAAGTCAAGTATTCTCTGGTGGCAAGCCCACCATACTTCCTGCGCTTGGCGAGATGATATGGTAGCCATGCACTTGTCGTGCTCCGGAGTCTCAATGATTACCTCATGTGCCCCTACCGCATTCATGAAATCATACATCCCAACGCCACCCCGGTCGAGGTCTCCCTCAATAGCCAGTGCAGGGAATTTGTTAGATACCACCCTTACCCACCAACCTGGGCTGTTAGGTGGACTTCCCGGAGGACGGAAAGCCAGCACCTCAGGCGGAGTCATTTCCTCATTCCCTGGACAAAACGGGCAAGTGGCGCTGAATGCCGGTCTTTGTGAGGTATTCTCGGCTTGGGAAAAATCGGATGGTCTCTTGCTACGCTCGGTGGCTATGATCACCCATTCCCTCGTTACCGGGTTTTTTCTCAACTGCGGCATCCTTGTCTCCTTTGCTGTCAATCCTACTAAAATTTGCCAGGAGGCTCAATCAATATTGTCGGAAAGGTTTGCGCTCGACTATAGGTCAGAAACGAAGGTTTAGAAAGATATTTAACTTTTAAGGACGAAAACTGTGCTTTGGTAAGCGGAATGCATCGCAATGGCAGCATTCTACTGAAGAGTCGTTTATGCTGTTGACAAGACGACTTTTTAAAAAGTATAATGAGTAGCTAAGTCAACTTAAAACCGAAAAAGGCGAAGACGAGGACGAGTACCCGCTCCAGGAAATGCCTGGGAATTCGAATCACAAACTAATTAGGCGCAGTATTACGCTAAAGTGTTCGAATTAGCGACATGGTTACAGAGAACCGGGGCAGCTGAGAACCGGAACCTAATGTCGGCGGGGAATATCACCTTCGAGCTGGAACGGCGAAAACAAGCACAACCAGCAACCATTTCGGTCGAAAGAGTAGTTAGGCGCGGATGTTGTGTTTGCCATTAGTCGTTCACGGGAGCTCCCGTTACAGAGCAAGAGAATGTCGGAATGCAACGAATAACGTATTAACCTAGATTTTTCTCGTTATCCGTTGGTTCCTAGTTCTCTGCGAGGTCGGCGGCGCGAGCCGTTGGCGAAAATGGGTGGTACCACGAAGGCTTATGCCTCTCGTCCCGTTAGTGGGTCGAGAGGCTATTTTATTTCAAATTAGCTATACCAATACTAAGTCATTCTAGCTCTTGGGGGTCGTTCGATGTTTAAAGAAGCAAAGAGCAGTTTGAACTTTCCAGAGATGGAACACGAAGTACTAAAATTCTGGGAAGAAAGACGAATATTCGATAAATTAAGGCAAAAGAACCATGGCCGGAAGCATTGGTCGTTCATTGATGGCCCTATAACAGCGAACAACCCTATGGGGGTCCACCATGCTTGGGGCCGAACCTACAAAGACATCTTCCAGCGCTTTAAGGCAATGCAAGGTTATGACCAGCGCTATCAGAACGGCTTTGACTGCCAGGGTCTTTGGGTCGAGGTCGAAGTTGAGAAAGAGCTAGGCTTAAACTCCAAGCGTGAAATCCTTGAATATGGGCTAGACCGCTTCGCTGAGGCATGCCGTAAGCGCGTGGAAAAATTTTCTGCGATACAAACCGAGCAATCGAAGCGGCTTGGCCAGTGGATGGACTG
This sequence is a window from Armatimonadota bacterium. Protein-coding genes within it:
- a CDS encoding glycoside hydrolase family 99-like domain-containing protein gives rise to the protein MSYTKASYPLFFPAFPHLFLITTMACIGLLAHHASYATEVKPMIGVYYFPGWYRAAKNPSGETSEWRSAIMKAAVPRPLCGFYNDADPRLWKYYITWMSSHGIDFIAFDWYYNAGQEFLYESLDRGFLQAKNAKDIKFCIHWCNHGGGWWLKPLDQTKPAILEMTDLLCARYFHRPNYLKINGCPVFMIYDIRQLLSFGGPDVLKDTLAAMRKRAKENGFKGLYLVALYHGSSREYMSMLKEIGFDAFTAYTYSWMRPPSVVWNTEAVPYPDLAVMLSDCFYEQVKKDSMKAGIPYWPATFPGWDDRPRRGLENAFMNVGSTPKAFEIMFRGALKQINPASPVVMIEAWNEWGEGACIEPSKEHGFGFLKVLANVLGKRSPNESLPTAQEIESWSVLTPDELKVAKENELKPWPSKKPKLARRGRSFDVPEVKMPYIIDFATGGITMEDVWLDNISAIERTPEGTIFEAKGSDPKIVLPEMRIPTHQIKHITIEGKIISNTTDIEQRDMEIYWSTGLMPEFCGFASANVSWPTKGYPTVDISEIVCWGKTGTPLLRLRIDPCANAGAGVRFLIRRVIISGDLH
- a CDS encoding GNAT family N-acetyltransferase codes for the protein MADMLVHLLNLPDDREDMERLMAEGIIIRRARPLERSVVRRYVLSKWSEVWADEADTAFSSQPPTIFIATHEKKIIGFGCYEVTCRGFFGPTGVNEEYRGKGIGKVILIECLRAMREMGYAYAIIGGVGPVDFYSKCVGATLIPDSTPGIYTDMLQRDE
- a CDS encoding CBS domain-containing protein, coding for MKVGELIRQNIPTATFDTTLEKAVSMLAESDISGIPVVDNDGKLAGIVTEHDVMKLVLPAYEIVKPDESSKMDYDFLMAARAEQVRNKPVSSFMTKDVVAIGEDYPLISAISIMLMKRLKVLPVTREGAPIGIITRIDLAQAVLRLKDEKLQ
- a CDS encoding 50S ribosomal protein L25/general stress protein Ctc, with product MTRLQLSARSRQSLLKSYTKKLRREGKIPATVYGKDFEPKAIEIESEEFEQILKSPGGRLALIDLKVDGKTSKAHPVLIQEIQRNPITKKIIHVDFHRVSLNEPVHASVPLVLVGEAPGQKQGGILEQFVRELEVKALPDHIPPHIDVDVSKLELGESVHVGDLVVPEDIEVLGPPSDIVVATVRMPAVRVEEVAPAPEVAEEAPAAPTEESSEKAKES
- the galT gene encoding galactose-1-phosphate uridylyltransferase, with amino-acid sequence MPQLRKNPVTREWVIIATERSKRPSDFSQAENTSQRPAFSATCPFCPGNEEMTPPEVLAFRPPGSPPNSPGWWVRVVSNKFPALAIEGDLDRGGVGMYDFMNAVGAHEVIIETPEHDKCMATISSRQAQEVWWACHQRILDLRKDPRFKYILIFRNHGKVAGASLEHPHSQLIALPMVPMEVKQEIVGAERYYDYHDRCIFCDMIRQELNFGQRVIVETEDFIAFEPFAPKFPFETWIMPKRHYKSFAESQEIIPAFADVVQRALQMIGKCLNYPPYNYTLHTAPFDAEKDHTFHWHLEIAPRLTIAAGFEMGTGIYINVTAPEDAAKHLRDAAKQPDNTGGKSDTEKDKAEVCVH